The window ATAACTTTAGCGACTGAATTAGTAACCAACCAGGTTATTCTATTTACCTATAAATCGGttgcaaaatcggtcgctaaattaaaaaatagcgaccgattttagcgaTCGTTTATATTCTACTTGTATAAAACTAGTTGGTTGCTAATTCGGTGGCTATTAGTGACCGATTATGTTAGTGACTAAAATCAGTCGCTAGATTAACAATTAGCAACCAATTTAGCAACCATTAATTTTGTAACTGAATTAGCGACCAAACAGTTGTCTACCCTGTTTCACTATCAGTTACAAAATCGGTAGCTAAAATAAAAACTAGCGACCGCTTTTGTGACCAATAGTTCCAAAGACATTATTTCTATTTTGGTTGCTAAATCagtcaataaataaaaaaatagcaaccGATTTTAGTGACCGATTTTATTTTGGTTGTATTTAAAACTTATTGGTCGCTAATTCAGTTGCTATTAGCGACCAAATTTGTTGGTCGCTAAAATCGGTCACTAAATTACATTTAGCGACTGATTAAGCAACCAATATTGATTTGGTCCTGGAAGTTCTATATCGGTCGCGATTCCGGTACTTTCTTGTAGTATGTGTTTCTTCTAAAAAATCAGCAAAAATATATAGTAATAGTGGATATGTGGTTGTAAGTGTGTATCTCAATTATCATATGAGAAACAGTGACACTGgagtgatatttgagtgtgataatCCCATTCTGTTGTTCACTCAGTGAGTAAATTTTTTGTCCGAGCTAAAAAGTCTGATATTGAGGAGCGTTTGTGCTAGCGGGAGAAAAGAGATCAGAAAGGTTAggtataggttgctagcaccCGATGAAAAATGGAGTTTTTTGGTTTCGTCTGTTTTGGTTCTATGACGATGAGCATGTGCGCCTCATGTTTGACATCAATGGGAAAATCATGGTAGAACACACCACAAAAAAGACGTTGAGAATTATTAAAGTTACTGTCGGATTTAGCATCGATAGTTATTGGCGGATTTTGCGTCGGATACAAGATAGTttagattttttgaaaatatttaccgTCGAATTTTATATTCCAATGCTAATTCCGACTGTGATTAATGACGCAAAATATGATTTTATTGGCGCCACAGTTATCGACGAATTTACCATCAGTTTTAGCGGACTGTAAatgattttaatgaatttaatgacaaCTCTACCTATTTTAAATATCTCTAATAATGAGATATCAAAGTAACACTACTCCATTCAAACTCAAATCTCAAAGAGAGCTTGTGTTGATGCTCTTATGTGTTTTGGTGGTGCTTTGAGCCTTCAAACCATCTCTTATGTATAGAGAAGCAGatgttagaatttttattctaattgtggTCCAATTTGTTAATATAGAAATTAGTTTGGGTGGTATTGTAATTATTCATTATTATATTGACAGTTGGTCTGTTCTTTGATGGAAAGAACACGACTGTTCATcataaactttataaaatttgGGTCCCCAATTCTGAtcataacaacaacaaaaaatacaccTTGATTCCATCTGGCTCTCTGTGATTCAAGAATTGGAAGTtccaaattaaatcaaagaatttatTGGCAATGGCTGGAGGTACGTAAATTACTGGTTTTATAAAGAAATTCTAACATGTGGTATCAGAGCAAAATTGTCTCTGCCTTGccatttaaaaatttgattactctgcattattttgataaattattttcaaaagaagaatgtgtagtatgaattttgaaataagtAAGAAAAATCATTGAAAGTTAAAGTTGACGTACCATAAGAagagagaataataaataatattctcAGAAAGAATCTTCTAAATTTGTGTCGTAGTTGTTCTTCATAATAGTATAATTTTCCATGATTCCCATAAGTTTTCTTAttcttgaattaaaaaaaaaaggaaagagagaagaagaaagggaagacggTGGAAGAAAGAAGACAGAATAAACTTGTTTCAATGGATGAATTTTGTttgttatataatattaaatgctTTCTACTTTTACGTTGAAGTTGttgtgtttcaaaatttaaattttattataaaattcaaattttggtTGGAGTGAGGTTTGAACTTGGATCTTCTAAATATTGGCAAAATAGTTATCCATTAGATCATCTTCACTTTTGATATTAATCATgttattgaatttatttatttaatgattATATTTGCATGCAATATAAATTCTTCCGCTGCATATCATATTGTGATTAATATATGATTTATTGAGGAGTAGCCACAGCAtccttaataataattatatttaaagaaatcacataaatattaatataatatatttgtaATTGTTGTGAACTATATAATAAACTTACCTACAGgaatttattatgttattcacatataattagattgaaatagaaaatattttttacttcttAATTAGCCTACAGGTATTAAGAAGTAgtattttattttctagtttcAATACTTTAGTTCATATAGTAAATATTATGTGTGTTAAAATCTTTGCCCACAGGTAGATTTTAATGAtactataatttatatttattttgatatgacTTGCATTGGCATGTATTATCATATATTATAGATTTTGATGTGCCTATTTAAAGTTGAGTAATGTTAGCATGATTTATTATTTGCAGCAGTAATGATATCTGAAACTGTATCTGAAGTTCATTTGTTAAGTGGTGACAACTATAAAGAATGGAAAGATAAGATTCTCTTTCACTTAGGGTGTGCAGACCTTGACTATGCTCTTCGTAGGGAAGAGCCTCCGACACCTACTGATGCTAGTTCTCAAGCCGAGGTAGCATTATACGAACGGTGGGAGAAATCCAACCGTTTAAGTATGATGTTCATTAAGTCTCGTATTTCAGCTAGTATCCGAGGTTCAATTCCTGATTGTAGGAATGTCAAGGATTATATGAAGGCTATTGATGAACAGTTTGAGTCTTCTAGTAAGGCACTTGCAAGCACCCTAATGGCACAATTGTCATCTATGAGGCTTACCGGCGTAAGAGGTGTGCGTGAACATATCATGAGGTTGAGAGACATTACAGCACAACTGAAAGCTTTAGAGGTTGAGATCTCTGACTCATTTCTGGTGCATCTTATTCTGAATTCTCTTCCTGTCCAGTACGGACCATTTAAGATTTCTTATAACACACATAAGGAAAAATGGTCCATTAATGAATTACTGGTGATGTGTGTGCAAGAGGAAGGAAGGCTAATTCAGGAACTTGGTGAAAGTGCACTATTAGTGACAAATGAGGGTAGTAAAAAGCAAGCTcataagaagaaaggaaagggtaTTGTATCCCATCCTATGAAGAAAGAAGGTGCACGGTGTTTCTTTTGTAAAAAGAaaggacacatgaagaaggagtgcccaaaatttaaagtttggctTGAAAAGAAAGGTACTAACCTTTGTGATCTTATTCCTTCAGTGTGTTTTGAatctaatttttttgaaatatgtCATGACACTTGGTGGATTGATTCTGGTGctgaaattcatatttcaaataCCATGCAGGGTTTCATAAGGAAAAGGAAACCGATAGGAAGTAAACTGAGCATCTATATGGGCAATCGGATGCGTTCACGTGTGGAAGCTGTTGGAACATTTAGGCTTGTATTAAGTACTGGTTGTATTTTAGATTTAGAAAGAACCTTTTATATTCcagatttttctaaaaatttaatttctttatctAAGCTTGTAAAACAAggattatgtataaatttttatgatgattctgttgacattattaaaaattctaatattattggACGTGGTACTTTAATTGGTGATTTATTTAAAGTCCATTTAGCTAATAATGTTCCATCTAGTCTTATGGTTATGCATGGTAATGGTATGAATGAAAAATCCTCCATGTTATGGCACCGAAGGTTGGGACACATCTCCATTGAGAGAAT is drawn from Arachis hypogaea cultivar Tifrunner chromosome 12, arahy.Tifrunner.gnm2.J5K5, whole genome shotgun sequence and contains these coding sequences:
- the LOC140176648 gene encoding uncharacterized protein; the encoded protein is MISETVSEVHLLSGDNYKEWKDKILFHLGCADLDYALRREEPPTPTDASSQAEVALYERWEKSNRLSMMFIKSRISASIRGSIPDCRNVKDYMKAIDEQFESSSKALASTLMAQLSSMRLTGVRGVREHIMRLRDITAQLKALEVEISDSFLVHLILNSLPVQYGPFKISYNTHKEKWSINELLVMCVQEEGRLIQELGESALLVTNEGSKKQAHKKKGKGIVSHPMKKEGARCFFCKKKGHMKKECPKFKVWLEKKGTNLCDLIPSGFIRKRKPIGSKLSIYMGNRMRSRVEAVGTFRLGKQTKRSQKGAKRSSDILEIIHTDICCPDMSLSGQKYFISFIDDYSRYMYLYMLHNKYEALDAFKVYKAEVEKQCGKKIKIVRSDRGGEFYGRYTESGQAPGPFAKYLQEHGIVAQYTMPGTPDQNGVAERRNRTLLDMVRSMLSNSNLPLSLWSEALKTAAYILNRVPTNAVSKTPFELWKGWKPSLNHIRIWGCPAEVRIYNPQERKLDPRTISAYFIGYAEKSKVTDFIVPPIQVK